From one Henningerozyma blattae CBS 6284 chromosome 1, complete genome genomic stretch:
- the DIP2 gene encoding snoRNA-binding rRNA-processing protein DIP2 (similar to Saccharomyces cerevisiae DIP2 (YLR129W); ancestral locus Anc_8.324): MVKSYQRFEQSSVFGVISSNSNCVWVPPSSKKSKSLGKVITGALENISVWDLKTSELEYVLSDGLPPGSVDLKSSKPAEVSYLQFHSETGLIAAGYADGVIKLWDLVSKTVLLSFNGHKSRITMLKFDKTGTQLISGSEDSNIIVWDLVSEVGLYKLRSHKGTITGLWCDSDNWLISTSKDGLIKVWDLKTQQCIETHIAHTGECWALGIMTDFVVTSSADSQLKIWQMDLEGEPGSKLIEKGAFEKQSKQRGLSIEFTTTSDGVHFFYVQNADKTVEIFRLRKDIEIAKAIKRREKRLTEKGMTEEDIKTNISESYVSFVMHPFQVVRSMYKIKSVAWTLSLSTKLEVVVTTNSNTIEYYSVPYEKRDPTSPTPIKAHTIELQGSRTDVRSIDISDDNALLATASNGELKIWNLNTKSCIRTFECGYALTCKFLPGGLLVVVGTREGNLQLFDLASSVLLTTIEAAHEGAIWSLDVTNDGKRLVTGSADKSIKFWDFQVKQELIAGTSDKYVPQMNIVHDSTLELGDDILSIKISGDDKFLAISLLDNTVKVFFLDSMKFFLSLYGHKLPVLSLDISDDTKVIITSSADKNIKIWGLDFGDCHKSLFAHQDSIMCVKFLPGSHNFFSASKDGFVKYWDGDKFECIQKLAAHQSEVWALAVSDNGERVVSVSHDHSIRIWEETDDQVFLEEEREKELEEQYEDTLLASLEEGNADDTFKGDVKNDEDDEATRVSKQTIESLKAGERLMDALDLGIKEIEEMENYEAEMVKYKKKQRIDAPVKPTGNAILLAVRKTPVEYIMDTLIGIKPSQLEDSLLVLPFSYVLKFLKFFDYVMKVPNILNNRLALICKNLFFILKSNSKELVSQKNEELKLQISRVKHQLRSALQTNEDDLGFNIQGLKFIKQQWNMKHNFEFVDDYDQQAQAEKSAKKEYSVP; encoded by the coding sequence ATGGTGAAATCTTACCAAAGATTTGAACAATCTTCAGTATTTGGTGTAATCagttcaaattcaaattgtGTCTGGGTTCCTCCAAGTTCAAAAAAATCCAAAAGTTTAGGTAAAGTTATAACAGGTGCCCTAGAGAATATTAGTGTATGGGATCTTAAAACCTCCGAATTGGAATATGTATTATCAGATGGTTTACCACCTGGTTCTGTTGATTTAAAATCCTCAAAGCCAGCAGAAGTATCCTACTTACAATTTCATTCCGAAACAGGTTTAATAGCGGCAGGTTATGCTGATGGTGTAATAAAGCTATGGGATTTAGTCTCAAAAACAGTacttttatcttttaatgGTCACAAATCTAGGATTACAATGTTGAAGTTTGATAAAACTGGTACCCAATTGATATCGGGTTCTGAGGATTCCAATATTATTGTCTGGGATTTAGTAAGTGAAGTTGGGTTGTATAAATTACGTTCACATAAAGGTACCATCACTGGGTTATGGTGTGATAGTGATAATTGGTTAATAAGTACATCAAAGGATGGGTTAATTAAGGTTTGGGATTTAAAAACTCAACAATGTATTGAAACTCACATTGCTCATACTGGCGAATGTTGGGCTTTAGGAATAATGACTGATTTTGTGGTAACATCAAGTGCTGATTCTCAACTGAAAATATGGCAAATGGATCTTGAAGGAGAGCCAGGTTccaaattaattgaaaaaggtGCATTTGAAAAGCAAAGTAAGCAAAGAGGTTTATCGATAGAATTTACAACTACAAGTGATGGCGTTCATTTCTTTTATGTTCAGAATGCTGACAAAACTGTCGAAATTTTCAGATTAAgaaaagatattgaaattgcAAAAGCCATAAAAAGAAGGGAAAAGAGATTAACTGAAAAGGGGATGACTGAAGAAGATATTAAGACAAACATATCTGAATCTTATGTTTCATTTGTTATGCATCCTTTCCAGGTTGTCAGATCAATGTATAAAATCAAATCTGTTGCATGGACTCTTTCTTTATCCACTAAATTAGAAGTCGTAGTAACAACTAACTCTAATactattgaatattattctGTACCATATGAGAAAAGGGACCCTACATCTCCAACTCCTATCAAGGCTCATACTATAGAATTACAAGGTAGTCGAACAGATGTTCGTTCTATTGATATTAGTGACGATAATGCCTTGTTAGCCACTGCTTCTAACGGTGAGTTAAAAATATGGAACTTAAATACAAAATCCTGTATAAGAACATTCGAGTGTGGGTATGCGCTTACTTGTAAGTTTTTACCTGGTGGCCTCCTGGTTGTTGTAGGTACAAGAGAGGGTAATCTACAATTATTCGATCTTGCCTCTTCAGTTTTATTGACTACTATAGAAGCCGCCCATGAAGGAGCAATTTGGTCTTTAGATGTAACTAATGATGGTAAAAGGCTTGTTACTGGTTCTGCTGATAAGAGCATTAAATTTTGGGATTTCCAAGTAAAGCAAGAATTGATTGCTGGAACATCCGATAAATATGTCCCACAAATGAATATAGTTCATGATTCAACTCTTGAATTAGGTGATGATATTTTGagtattaaaatttcaggtgatgataaatttttagcAATTTCCTTACTGGACAATACAGTTAAAGTATTCTTCTTAGATTCTATGAAATTTTTCCTAAGTCTTTATGGTCATAAATTACCTGTTCTATCCCTAGATATATCTGATGATACAAAAGTCATCATTACATCTTCAGcagataaaaatattaaaatttgggGTTTAGACTTTGGTGACTGTCATAAATCTCTGTTTGCACATCAAGATTCGATTATGTGTGTCAAATTTCTTCCAGGATCACATAACTTCTTTAGTGCCTCTAAGGATggttttgtaaaatattggGATGGTGATAAATTTGAGTGTATTCAAAAACTAGCTGCGCATCAAAGTGAAGTGTGGGCCTTAGCTGTCTCTGATAATGGGGAACGTGTTGTTTCCGTTTCACATGATCATAGTATTAGAATTTGGGAAGAAACAGATGACCAAGTTTTCcttgaagaagaaagagaaaaagaattggaaGAACAATATGAAGATACTTTGTTGGCTTCATTAGAAGAAGGAAATGCGGATGACACTTTTAAGGGTGATgtaaaaaatgatgaagatgatgaagcaACTAGGGTAAGTAAACAAACCATAGAGTCCTTAAAAGCTGGGGAACGTTTAATGGATGCTTTAGATTTAGGTATTAaggaaattgaagaaatggAAAACTATGAAGCCGAAATggttaaatataaaaagaagcAACGTATAGATGCACCAGTCAAGCCAACGGGGAATGCTATTTTATTAGCAGTTCGTAAAACACCGGTGGAATATATAATGGATACTTTGATTGGTATCAAGCCATCACAATTGGAAGACTCTTTACTTGTATTACCCTTCTCCTACGTACTCaagtttttgaaatttttcgACTATGTGATGAAAGTtccaaatatattgaataatCGTTTAGCTCTAATATGCAAAAacttatttttcattttaaaatcGAATAGTAAAGAATTAGTTTCtcaaaaaaatgaagagCTCAAGTTACAAATTAGTAGAGTTAAACATCAATTAAGATCTGCCTTACAAactaatgaagatgatttagGTTTCAACATTCAAGGtttgaaatttatcaaGCAACAATGGAATATGAAgcataattttgaatttgttgaTGACTATGATCAACAAGCTCAAGCTGAAAAATCAGCCAAGAAAGAATATTCGGTACCCTAG
- the CKI1 gene encoding bifunctional choline kinase/ethanolamine kinase CKI1 (similar to Saccharomyces cerevisiae EKI1 (YDR147W) and CKI1 (YLR133W); ancestral locus Anc_8.328), protein MVSDHPMSKSRSSNIPGATSPRRPGLTKQTSLTRLTRTISVESTFSMASIENATSNLTPGKLTNRSLDDLTESLTKLGIAGNLTSILSQEIHRQDLSAASGNNQGTSTSSDKEKDRDSLEVPFINISLDASLPHDYFKDDVLNTIQALHIKHWYVKNVPNQSISPLDRKKIDLTRITGAMTNVIYKVEYPELPSLLLRVYGPNGDSIIDREYELQVLARLSSRNIGPKLFGCFENGRFEQYLENSTTLTKEDIRDWKTSQRIARRMKELHSGVPLLPREKLQGATVWRMIEKWFNTIESNKTWIQSNKVQDVLLAQDWENFKKAIQSYRYWLQKNNSKIFGENLVFCHNDTQYGNLLFSSPVTKSISTAISSPFLEPVKSSGSISSPYLTHVNSATSSVTSLFQPNVNISLDDIILPTKDEQKQDSKLVVIDFEYAGPNPAVFDLANHLCEWMHDYNCNEPHKCFIENFPNRNQILNFLYSYVSHLRHDKGISIDEEVRQYYNALMKWRGTVQLFWGLWAIIQSGNLSTEENNETTNDHGNEEITVEEHGPGGAKYIIKTEEYNDEEHNEPTPPIEEVETAGVDIDSFDYLGFCKDKMSVFWGDLISLGVVNDGYIEDSIRKLGCELV, encoded by the coding sequence ATGGTTTCAGATCATCCAATGTCTAAATCACGTTCTTCGAACATTCCAGGAGCTACTTCTCCACGTAGGCCAGGTCTAACCAAGCAAACTTCACTTACAAGGCTAACAAGGACAATTAGCGTAGAATCTACTTTTTCAATGGCAAGTATTGAAAATGCAACTTCAAATTTAACTCCAGGGAAATTGACTAACCGATCATTAGATGATCTGACTGAATCTTTAACAAAATTAGGTATAGCTGGAAACCTTACTTCTATTCTGAGTCAAGAAATTCATAGGCAAGATCTTTCTGCTGCCTCGGGCAATAATCAAGGAACTAGCACATCATCAGATAAGGAAAAGGATCGTGATTCATTAGAAGTTccttttataaatatttctttagaTGCTTCGTTACCACATGACTATTTTAAGGATGATGTTTTAAATACTATTCAAGCTTTACATATTAAACATTGGTATGTTAAAAATGTACCAAATCAATCTATATCACCATTAGATAGGAagaaaattgatttaactAGAATAACAGGGGCTATGACCAATGTTATTTATAAAGTTGAATACCCTGAATTGCCTTCTTTATTGTTAAGAGTCTATGGCCCCAATGGTGATTCAATTATCGATAGAGAATATGAATTACAAGTATTAGCGAGATTATCAAGTAGAAATATTGGtccaaaattatttggttGTTTTGAAAACGGTAGATTTGAacaatatttagaaaactCTACAACGTTGACTAAAGAAGATATTCGCGATTGGAAAACTTCTCAAAGAATAGCAAGAAGAATGAAAGAGTTGCATTCAGGGGTCCCTCTATTACCAAGAGAAAAATTACAAGGTGCTACTGTTTGGAGAATGATTGAAAAATGGTTCAATACAAtagaatcaaataaaacttGGATTCAATCCAATAAAGTACAAGATGTATTATTAGCTCAAGATTgggaaaattttaaaaaggCCATACAGTCATATAGATATTGgctacaaaaaaataattcaaagaTATTTGGAGAAAATTTAGTATTTTGCCATAATGATACACAATAtggtaatttattatttagttCTCCTGTTACTAAATCTATTTCTACTGCTATATCAAGTCCATTCTTGGAGCCTGTTAAAAGTAGCGGTTCCATAAGCTCACCATACCTAACTCATGTGAATTCTGCCACTTCTTCTGTTACTTCTTTATTTCAACcaaatgtaaatatatctttagATGATATTATCTTACCAACAAAAGATGAACAAAAACAGGATTCGAAGCTTGTAGTAATCGATTTCGAATATGCAGGTCCAAATCCAGCAGTCTTTGATTTAGCAAATCATTTATGTGAATGGATGCATGATTATAACTGTAATGAGCCACATAAGTGTttcattgaaaatttcCCAAATAGAAACcaaattttaaactttCTTTATTCATATGTTTCACATCTACGACATGATAAGGGTATATCCattgatgaagaagttaGGCAATATTATAATGCTCTTATGAAATGGAGAGGTACAGTGCAATTATTTTGGGGTTTATGGGCCATTATTCAGAGTGGTAACCTCTCAACCGAGGAAAATAACGAAACTACAAATGACCATGgaaatgaagaaattactGTTGAAGAACATGGGCCTGGTGGAGcaaaatatatcattaaGACAGAGGAATATAATGACGAAGAACATAATGAACCAACTCCTCCAATTGAAGAAGTTGAGACAGCAGGTGTTGATATTGACTCATTTGATTACTTAGGGTTTTGCAAAGATAAAATGTCAGTATTTTGGGGTGATTTGATATCACTAGGTGTAGTAAACGACGGTTATATTGAAGATTCGATTAGAAAACTCGGCTGTGAGCTTGTATAA
- the ACE2 gene encoding DNA-binding transcription factor ACE2 (similar to Saccharomyces cerevisiae SWI5 (YDR146C) and ACE2 (YLR131C); ancestral locus Anc_8.326): protein MNLTKHNPLLLSAIDDGSLLVNQNPSPSNSTQHTSVTQYHSYDTNYYQFDDLISKELNDLDIPLPITMLKDNSNHNDQKLLPSMIEFDNDPSLLNHNINENDLIPDLDWNQLQLDVLDDSNFQSINNATDSLLNSSHQRKKSHKRGPSGTAIFGFTNHNKTLSISSLANTFPKNPYTPIDLKDNNLPTGHSPFWNIPQHSINIDQNSNISSKLSGSLKNSDINESMTHSLIKQQENLLLALEKQKKLNKKLEQQLLENRLEQQKLETVFKTSYDKSVENTLNNHTTGISEQDTLKLNSRENDSTPLRPTSISPSRRIVTSNPDDAIIVTTDSKTGKYQFPPPNMVSPPPMTNTLYNGSPAKRGVQKSRSNMDNSYHSPIPFSLKYPNSIYSSSDMKDWKEEDYSELSNSFKNTNNKLQSEDPIAKEELDSFNYQQQQQLQLQSSIELSEKQDSLPNLKFFNKNDPSTGHYKNTSIFSTASTIPQIRQDDSYRSSDEDILGLGIQMPNQLLNIETPPTQNNEFANLEENLQSDINDDLQGNNLNKGKLPIKYTFQNTPIKNLILFLNKPPSNFKESNFKDPNLLGIDPYMAPTTPTGLSQKYPAFNNNNNHNIQTPKTKSLTFPEAENSQIITNEYTNNLEASPIKITRKLTTLPRGSIDKYVKELPDKLFECLYPKCHKIFKRRYNIRSHIQTHLEDRPYICDFDGCNKAFVRNHDLVRHKKSHGDKILSCKCGKKFANESDLIIHKNKIVCQAGKDYDNAITKKSPKKKFGTPGRLTESAANSPTKAVDKTSESYILFKMEEQLRLNIEQNGILQPPKLGGDTHTFFSSPPSPELSNYNSSYNCQNPFN, encoded by the coding sequence atgaatttgacAAAACATAATCCTTTACTTCTTTCTGCTATAGATGATGGAAGTCTTCTGGTGAATCAGAATCCTTCTCCTTCAAATTCGACTCAACACACGTCCGTCACTCAATATCACTCATATGACActaattattatcaatttgatGATCTTATATCCAAAGAATTAAACGATTTGGATATACCGTTGCCAATTACAATGTTAAAGGATAACTCCAATCATAAtgatcaaaaattattaccttCCATGATTGAATTTGACAATGAtccatcattattaaatcataatataaatgaaaatgatctTATTCCTGATTTGGATTGGAACCAATTACAATTAGACGTACTTGATGATTCCAATTTCcaatcaataaataatgctacagattcattattaaattcaagccatcaaagaaaaaaatctcACAAGAGAGGTCCAAGTGGTACGGCAATATTTGGGTTTACCAATCATAACAAGACTTTAAGTATATCAAGCTTGGCAAACACATTCCCTAAAAATCCTTATACtccaattgatttaaaggATAATAATCTACCAACAGGACACAGTCCGTTTTGGAATATACCCCAGCATTCTATTAATATAGATCAAAACTCTAATATCAGTTCTAAATTGTCAGgctctttaaaaaattcagaCATTAATGAGTCTATGACccattctttaataaaacaacaagaaaatttattattagcattagagaaacaaaaaaaattgaataagaaattagaaCAACAACTATTAGAAAATAGATTAgaacaacaaaaattagaaactGTCTTTAAAACTTCTTATGATAAATCTGTAGAAAATACTTTGAATAATCATACAACAGGAATTTCAGAACAAGATACCCTTAAATTAAACTCAAGAGAAAATGACTCAACTCCTCTGAGACCCACAAGTATCTCACCTTCAAGGAGAATAGTAACATCAAATCCTGATGATGCAATCATTGTAACTACTGATAGTAAAACAGGGAAGTATCAATTTCCACCACCAAATATGGTGTCCCCTCCACCCATGACAAATACCTTATATAATGGATCTCCTGCGAAAAGAGGTGTACAAAAATCACGATCAAATATGGACAATTCGTACCATTCTCCAATACCATTTTCCCTCAAATAtccaaattcaatttattcatCTTCTGATATGAAAGATTGgaaagaagaagattattctgaattatcaaattcttttaaaaatactaataataagcTACAATCTGAAGATCCTATAGCAAAGGAAGAATTGGATTCATTTAATTATCagcagcaacaacaacttCAACTTCAATcatcaattgaattatctGAAAAACAAGATTCACTtccaaatttgaaatttttcaacaaaaATGATCCTTCTACGGGtcattataaaaatacttCGATTTTTTCTACAGCATCTACCATTCCTCAAATACGACAAGATGATAGTTATAGAAGTagtgatgaagatattCTAGGTTTAGGAATACAAATGCCCAACCAACTTCTTAATATAGAAACTCCACCCACTCAAAACAATGAATTTGCCAATTTGGAAGAAAACCTTCAATCTgatattaatgatgatttaCAAGGCAATAATCTAAACAAAGGGAAACTTCCCATAAAATATACATTCCAAAATACACCCATTAAAAACCtcattttgtttttaaataaacCGCCTTcgaattttaaagaaagtaattttaaagatcCTAATCTATTAGGAATAGATCCATACATGGCTCCAACTACTCCTACTGGATTATCTCAAAAGTACCCtgcatttaataataataacaaccATAATATACAAACTCCTAAAACAAAATCATTAACATTCCCTGAAGCTGAAAATTCTCAAATAATAACGAATgaatatacaaataatttgGAAGCAAGCCCCATCAAGATTACAAGGAAATTGACAACTTTACCCAGAGGGTCGATTGATAAATACGTTAAAGAACTACCTGATAAACTGTTCGAATGTCTTTATCCAAAATGCCATAAAATCTTTAAGAGGAGATATAATATTCGTTCACATATTCAAACGCATTTAGAAGATAGACCCTATATATGTGATTTTGATGGTTGTAATAAGGCATTTGTTAGAAACCACGACTTGGTAAGACATAAAAAATCACATGGTGATAAGATACTTTCTTGTAAATGTGGTAAGAAATTTGCAAACGAAAGCGATTTAATTATTcataaaaataagataGTATGCCAAGCTGGTAAGGATTATGATAATGCAATAACGAAAAAATCTCCCAAAAAGAAATTCGGAACTCCTGGGAGATTAACTGAATCAGCTGCAAATAGTCCCACAAAGGCTGTTGATAAAACCTCAGAAAGctatatattattcaagaTGGAAGAACAATTAAGACTTAATATTGAACAAAATGGCATATTACAACCCCCAAAACTCGGCGGAGATACCCATACATTTTTCTCTTCACCACCGTCACCAGAACTTTCGAattataattcttcatataACTGTCAGAATCCCTTTAATTAA
- the USB1 gene encoding phosphoric diester hydrolase (similar to Saccharomyces cerevisiae YLR132C; ancestral locus Anc_8.327) codes for MNVLQELYASDYSSDEDSESVKHIEIEEEKEKEKDHNTSTTKKETIPSSITSKYHFPPSLNYINHKNCDNMRQRTVWSTFIYLEWRIAKSERIRLHSLINQVCKDKNLPYSFTPAFFSDLGAPLPLHVSLTRNIEFHSIEQRDLLKASLEKHMHSIEPFTLEFLPLFELYRAHYRSGLFIGFPVSFDCKVKQIEPLINQIGHAMKDVNILDYSKYLINPSTAHVSLGQALNLSQSKLEEYMTAFTSSNKAFIVDPRKDTYLSIPIKTVCMDQGRQKISFYMTPKSSSSKSPS; via the coding sequence ATGAATGTGTTACAAGAATTGTATGCATCTGATTATTCTAGTGACGAGGATTCTGAATCAGTAAAACATATTGAgatagaagaagaaaaagaaaaagaaaaagatcaTAACACGTctacaacaaaaaaagagaCAATTCCCTCGTCAATCACTTCTAAATATCATTTCCCACCTTCACTCAATTATATTAACCATAAAAATTGCGATAATATGAGACAAAGGACCGTATGGAGTACTTTCATATATTTAGAATGGCGAATAGCAAAATCTGAACGGATAAGATTacattcattaataaaccAGGTTTGTAAAGACAAAAATCTCCCTTACTCTTTCACCCCTGCATTTTTCTCAGATTTAGGAGCTCCATTACCATTGCATGTTTCTTTAACGAGAAACATCGAATTCCATTCCATTGAGCAACGTGACTTGCTCAAGGCATCTTTGGAAAAACATATGCATTCCATTGAACCATTCACTTTAGAATTTCTCCCACTGTTCGAATTGTATAGAGCTCATTACCGTTCTGGTTTATTTATAGGATTTCCTGTCAGTTTTGATTGTAAAGTAAAACAAATAGAACCCCTAATAAACCAGATCGGCCATGCGATGAAAGATGTGAACATACTAGATTATAGTAAATATCTGATTAACCCTTCCACAGCTCACGTTTCCTTAGGACAAGCATTAAACCTTAGCCAAtctaaattagaagaataCATGACTGCATTCACGTCTTCCAATAAAGCCTTTATCGTTGACCCACGTAAAGACACTTATCTATCAATTCCCATCAAAACAGTGTGCATGGACCAGGGACGCCAAAAGATATCTTTCTACATGACTCCAAAGTCATCCTCTTCTAAGTCACCAAGTTGA